The stretch of DNA CGCATAGAGGATCACTACTCCCTTCCTCAGATTGCGCGGCGATATGAACTCTTCCTAGGCCATCCATGAGCACCGCCATGTTCCCATTCGGGCGTCCCACGGCGATGAGCCTGACCGCGACCCGTGTCTTCTCGAGCAATCCACCGCTCGATCTCACCCTCGAAAGCGCCTTCTTCTCTCGGCTGAAGATGCGCAATGGCACCTTCAAATTCACGAAGCCCTCGCGTTTTGCTGAGGTCGACCGGTGGCTTCTGCCATTTGCGAAAGATCGGATCGGGGCCGACAGCGCTGTTCTCGACATCGCGGCCTCAACCGCCCTCACCACGATCGAGCTGATGGACGCACTTGCCGTGCAGGGCATGAGCCCGCGGCGCGTGATTGCGACGGATCTCTTTATCGATGCGCATTTGGTGGATGTGGCGCCCGGCATACGGGTCTTGTGTGATCCCGATGGCTGGCCATTGCATTATGAGCTGGCGGGGTTCGGCATCAGGGCCTGGCGCCGCAGGCTGGACCTCATAACCCTTGCAGCCGTGCCCCTGATGCTCGCGCGCGCTGGCCTCGGACCGCGTCTGCGTCGCCTGATCGCCGAAGGGCGATCCCATCCCGTGCGCATGCAAAGCCGCGCGCTGTCGGGACGGAATATCGAGCTTGTCGCCAACGACATCTTCGTAAGGGAGCCGCGCTTCGTTGGCGCCTTCGACTTCATCCGTGCCGCGAACATTCTCAATCTCGGCTATTTCGATGAGCGCAGGCTGCGCACCGCCATCGCCAATATCCGTGCCTATTGCCGCGAACCCGGCGCGCTCGTCCTGATCGTGAGGACGGGCGATGCCCATCACGATGGAACGCTGTTCGAGCTCGACAGAAGCGGAGGGTTCTCGGTTGTCGCCCGGCTTGGGCGCGGCGCGGAGATCGAGCCCCTTGTTCTCCAGGGAAACGTCAAGAGAGCAGGATGTTGTGAATGACCCGGATGGGAAATCGCCGGGACCTGGGATGGGTGAGGCACGGTGCAGCGGTGGCGCTGCTGCTCGCCCTCAGCCTTGCGGCAGCCCATGGCCGCCTTGATCTCGGGCTTGGCGATTTGCCCACCATGCTCGCGGGCACCAGACAGCCTTTGTCCTATATTTCTCCGAAACTGGCCGATGGTCGCCAGCGCGCCTTTCCGACGGCCGAGGGCTTTGGCGCCGGCGCGCAAGGCGGTCGCGGCGGAGCCGTCCTCTTCGTGACCACCACCGCGGAGGCAGGCCCGGGCTCCCTCAGAGCCTGCATTGAAGCCACGGGTCCGCGCACCTGTGTGTTTCGGGTGAGCGGCACGATCACCTTGGAGAAGCGCTCGTTGGTGGTGACCAACCCCTATCTCACCATCGCCGGCGAGACAGCCCCTGGCGGTGGTATTGCCATTCGCAATGGCCCGCGCCAATTGCGACCATCTCTCGAGATCCTCACCCATGACGTGATCATGCGGCATTTGCGGCTGCGTCCCGGCCCGCATGCGCTCAAAGCCTGTTGCTCCGGCGCTCTCGGCTTCTACGGGGCCGATGCCACCAACATCATCATCGATCATATTTCTGCGAGCTGGGGATCGGATGAGACCGTCGATTCCGAAAGTGCGACCTATCTCACCATCCAGTGGAGCCTGTTCTCCGAGCCCTTGCTGGATGGCGGACCGGGCAAGCGTAACCGTGCCCGCAACATGCTGCTCACCAAAGGCGGTAATTTTTCCATCCACCATAACCTCTTCGCATTCGGCAAATTCCGCAACCCGCAGATCCAGATGGCCCACCGCCGCGCCAAGGTGGATGTGGTCAACAACGTGCTCTATTCGCCCATCTGGGATTACGTGATCAGCTTCAGCGATCGTTGGGCCAAGGTCAGGGCCAATGTCGTCGGCAACTATAAGATTGCCGGCGCAAAGGAGAAGGATGATCGCCTCGTCCATCTCTTCGAGGATGGCAAGAACGGCCACGAGATCTACCTCGCCGACAATTACGATGAAACCTACCGGCCCGATGAGGACCTCCCTGATGAGCTGGTGATCGCCGAGGCCAACCGCTCGACTGTTGTGGCTGAACCCTTCGAGGTCGCCGATGTCCGGGCCACATCTCCACAACAGGCTTATGACGAGGTGCTGGCGAGGGCAGGGGCCATCCGTCCCGCCCGCGACGCGGTCGACCTCAGGATCATCGCCAGTGTCCGCAACCGCTCCGGAAGCCTGCTGAAATCATCGCCTGAGGCGGTGGGTGGCTGGCCCATGCTCGTCAGCACCAAACCTCCGGCGGACGCCGACCAGGACGGAATGGCGGATGACTGGGAGCGCACGGTCGGCCTTTCCCCTGGCGATCCCAAGGATGGCAATGCCGATCACGATGGCGATGGCTGGACGAATTTCGAGGAATATCTCCATGAGCTGGCAGGAGACGGGCGTGGCATGGACCCCGCCCGCATGTCCCATGCGCACTGAATTCGCAAAAACCGGCCTCATCCGGTCAGTGGCCGGTCTCGCTTGCGGCGCCGCCGGCTGGGATAGGAGGATTGTCGCCCGCTTGGCTCGATGCGTGACGCCGCTTGGCCTTAGCGCTTTTCCGCTCACGCCAGGTGCGGCCCTCCTTGAGGAAGGTGACCGCTGGTGCAAGCGAAAGCAGCACTGGCACCGCCCAGAAGCGCCCATAGACATGCGGAACCGCATTGATCAGCATGGCAAACAGGCTGAGCGTGGCGAAGCCGCACAGGAACACCGGTCGCGCGCCGCGATAGCGCAGGCACGCGGCCAATGTGACGACGCCCCCGGTCAGCATGAGCACGAAGCCGCCGAGCGCGATCAGCCCGCCCTCGCTCCACATCAGCAGATAGAGATTGTGGACGGGCGCATGCCAGGCGCTGATCTCGCGATACTGATCGGCGCCATATCCCATCAGCAGGGCATCGCCCGCCAATCGAAAGGCTTCCTCATTCAGCGCCATCCGATCGGCGAAGGTGCCCGCATTGGCGAGATCGCCGGTCGAGAGCCCGGTCAGAACCCGCTTCTGGAAGGTGGCCGGCAAATAGGGCTGCACGGACGGCGACAGGACGGCGAGCCAGAGGAGCGGGAGGATGGCCGCCCCCAGGATCAGCCGTCGCAGGGTCAGCGTCGCCACGAACACGATGCCGACCCCGGCCAGCATGGCATAGAGCGCCGTATTCGATCCCGTGAGCATGATCCCATAGGCCATCAGCGGCACGAGGGCCAAGGCGATCACCGGGCGCATTGCACCCATGGCGGTCATGCAGAGGATCATGGGAACGGTGAGCGCGATCAGGCTGCCGCATTCGTTCTCCCGCTCGACGAACCCCTGCAGCCGTCCGCTTCCGCTGACAAAGACCGTGTTCGTCTTGGCCACGATCTCCACCACATAGATGCCGTGCAGGATCATGATCACCATGGATCCGACGAAGGTCTTCATCAGCAGGATCGTCTGCCGCCACGGGCGCCCCATCAGGATGAGCGGCAACAGGAAATAGGCGAACAGATACTGCATGAGCAGGATCAGCCCGCGATCCTCCGCGCCCGCCATAAGGCTGCTGGCCATGAGCGCGGCGATGGCTGTTGTAAGCCCGAACATCCAGAAGGCGGTTCCCGGGCCGAACGGCTTCAGCTGCACCGTGCGGTTCACCAGCATGATGACGAGGCACAGGCAGGCGAAGGCGTCGCTGGCGGTGAAGTAGAACGCCGGCACCCGCAGCACATTCATCGGCGCCAGGAACACGACGGCGCAGGCAAGCGCAAGTTCGAATCTTCGGGCGGCAGCTTCCGAGGGGCGCCTCGCTTGCGCCTCACCACCGCGCGCCGGCAGGTCGGGAACCGTTGCTGTGGAGTCCATAGGCGGCTCGCTTCTGGAGTTTATGAAGATCATGCACAAATATTTCTGCAAGTAAATAGTAGATAAATACGTAATTCTCTTGGAGAGGATGCGCTGAATGTTGGATGTGAGAGCCAAATCAGAGCAAATTGCGCGATCTGGTATGGAAGATTTACCTCTGAACCAGGCGCATCCAATGCATGTTGTCGGGCTTCGTGAGACGATCTCGCTGGTTCGTCGTCGGAAATACTTCATCGCAATCTTTGTTGCCGCGTCACTCGCAATCCTGGCGATCGCATTGGCCTCGACGAGCAACCGTTACACCGCAACCGCAGGGCTGGTGCTGGAGCGCAAGGAAGCGCCCATGCTGGAGGCGGTCACCGAGCTTCAGAGCGAGGAGCGGGATCGTTCTGCCGTCGAGACCCAGATGGATATCATCAGCTCGCGCGTGCTGGCCGGCCGGGTGGTGGATGCCCTGAACCTGGTGGATCACCCCTGGTTCAACACTTATCTGCCCGTGGATCCGGAGAGCCTTGGCCTCCTGCAGGTCATCCGCCAGAAGCTGTCGCAAGCGGCCGCTGCCATCGGGCTTGATCTCTGGAATGAGCCGAAGAAGCTGCCTCCGGTTTCCGTGCAGCGCGATCAGGCCATCACGAATTTTCTCGCGAAGCTGAGCGTAACGAGAAGCGGCGAGAGCTTTGCGGTTTTCGTGCATGTCAGCACACCTGACCCCGAGCTTTCCGCTGCCCTCGCCAATACGGTCGCCAAGGTCTATGTCACCTGGCTCCAGGACATTAAGCGCCAGGCGATGAGCGATGCGGTCACGTTTCTGCGCGATCGCGCCGGCCAGATTGCCGCGCGCATCGCCGACAACGAGCGCAAGATCGCCGATTTCAGCAGGCTCAACGATCTCGCCTCCGAGGCTCGCGACGATGTGCTGCGTCAGCAGATCGATGGAACGAACCAGCAGCTGACCACCGCCCGCGGAGAGCTTGCGGCCATTCAGGCCCGTCGTGAGCAGGCCAGGCTCTTGCTTGACCGCGCCGATGAGGTCGAAGGCGCAACCCTGACCTCACCCCTGCTGACCACATTGCGGGGAGATCTCGCGCGGATCATTCGCGAGCGCGCCCAATACGCATCGAATCTCGGCGCGAACCATCCCCAGGTCCTCAAAGCGGATGCGGAGCTCACGAGCCTCTCGAAGATGATCGACGGCGAGATCCATCGCATTCTCGAGGACCTCGCTGGCGAGGAGAGGATCGCAGCCGATCGCGTGCGCCAGCTTGAGACCCAGATCGGCGATCTGAAGGGCCAGTTGCGAGACCGCGGTCTTGCCGAAATCCGCCTGCGTGAGCTTGAGCGCGATCTTCTCGCGGATCAGAAGCTGCATGATCTGATCGTGGCGCGCCTCGGCGGCCTTGATCCTTACGCGGAGATCACCCGGCCCAGCGCCCAGGTGGTGTCAGTTGCAGCCGTTCCAACTCAGCCCGCTTTCCCCCAGAAGAGCAGGATCATGCTCGGCGGTCTGATCGGTGCCGCGCTGCTTGCCGTGATCCTGGCCGTCGGGCTTGAAGCCGTCGACACGCGGATCCGCTCGGCCCAGCGCATTGCCCAGGTCGTGCAGCTGCCGAACCTTGCGAGCATTCCAAGGCTGAAGCAGCCCTGGTTCAGACGCGAGCATCGCGACCCGCTCACCCATTTGGCGGAAGCGAAGCGTTCCTCCTACACGGAAGCGTTGCGTTCGCTCTATCTCGCCAGCGCGATCCGCCTCCCCATGGCAAGGCCCGCCCTGTTGTTCACCTCTCCCCTGGACAGTGAGGGCACGGCCGAGGTCGCGGCTGGCTTTGCATGGGCCGCAGCCAATGACCGGGTGCGCACCGTGCTGGTTGATCTCGACCCGCGTTCAGGCCTCAGCGATGGCTCGGCGGATGCCAATTGGCCAGGGCTCGCCTCGGTGCTGACCGGCCAGTGCACTCTTGCTGACAGCTTGCGTCCCCTGTCTGGAATCCCCGGGCTCGATGTGCTGCATGGCGGCTTTGACCACGACCGGACGCCAATCGATTTCCTGTCTTCGCAGAACATGCGCTGGCTCGTCGAAGAGCTCCGCGCATCCCACGAGATGATCGTGATCTGCTGTGCGCCTGTGCTCATCTTGGAAGATGCCGATGGGCTTGCGCCATTCGTCGATGGCGTTCTGCTTGTGGCCCGCTTTGGCCGGACCAGCGAGCAGGAACTTGCGAGCGCCGCAAACCGGCTGCGCATCAATCATGCCCCGCTCATCGGCGCGGCGCTGAGCGATGTCGACCCTCACGGTCAGCCTGATCAACAGGCCTTGAGCGCGGCGAATTATCCACGCCGGGCCAAGGCCTATCTGGGGCGGTGATCATGAGAATGGAAACAGGATCGCGCCTATCTCTTCATCGCGTTGATGAGATTCATCTCGGTCAGGAGATGGGCGTTGATCCGCTCCACATCGAACCGATCGCGCGCGATCTCGATGGATCTTTGTCCCATCCGCGCAGCAAGCGCCGGATTGGCGAGGAACCGGTCCATGGCAGCGGCGAGCTCCTCGGGCGATCGTGGCGCCACGATGAAGCCATTCTCTCCCTCGATGACCGTGTCGCGACAGCCCGGCGTATTGGCCGTGATCACTGGCCGGCCCATTGCCATGGCTTCGAGAATGCTCCGGGGGACACCCTCGCGGTAGTAGGACGGCAGCACGAAGACCGTGGCCTTGGCAAGATAGGGGCGGACATCACTGGTCTCGCCCAGATACTCGATGACGCCCGATGCGCTCCAGCCCTCGATCTCGTCCTGCGAGATTGCAAGCGGGCTCGGATCGAGAGGACCCAGGATCTGGAAGCGGGCCTTGGGATAGCGCTCCCGCAACAACGCGGCTGCCTGAACGAACTCGCGCGCGCCTTTCTCGTTGAGGAGCCGCGCGATCATGAGGAAGGTCACGGGGCTGGCCGGCAGTGGCACCGGCTTGAAGCGGACGAGGTCGACCCCGGAACCCGCGACGGCGACGAGCCGGGTGGGTCCACTGATCATCTGCCCCTCGCGAATATCCTGCGCATCGGCATCGTTATAGACGAAGACGCAGCGGCAGCCGCGCAGGGCGATCCGATAGAGCACCGTGGCGATCCTGCGGATGAGATGCAGCCGCGGGTTCTGTTCGGCGGGGCTGAACACATAACCGAGGCCCGTGACAAGAGCATATCGACGGCTGATCCGGGCAAGCCGGGCGGCGATGAGCCCGTAGATGATCGGCTTCATCGTGTAGCACAGGATCACATCCGGCGAGAGCCCGCGCAATTGCCGCCACAAATGGGCAAGGCTGCGCAGATCCTCCAGCGGATTGAGCCCGGCACGCTCCATGGGAATGCGCCTGAACTCGACCCCGATCGCCTGGAGCGCGGCGATGGTTCGTTCGTCGTTCTCGGGCCCGAATGCCACCACCCGATGCCCGTTCTCCACCATGGCGGCCAAAAGCCGGTAGCGGAAATTGGCGAGCGAGACGGTGTAGCTGCACACGACCGCGATGGTGCAGTGCTGAGCTGCGGCGTTTTCCCAACTCTCCATGCCGAAATGGCGGACCATGGCGATCTCTCGTCAATGTCAAAGAACAAGGAAAAGTAATATTCAATTAACACGATTGTATTTGTAGCGTAAATGGTATTGAATAAATAAAGATAAGAAGAATGTGGGCGGATTTCTATGTGAAATCTAGGGGTGTGCAACTATGGCTGGTCGCTGGTGTTTGAGTATTTCATGCAAGGGAGGGGCGGGATTGGGCCTTGCGGTCCTGCTCGTTGCCTTTGCCCCTGCGGGTGCCGAAAGCGCTGCGGCGGACCGCGAAGGCTTCCTGCTCGCCGCCGGCGATACGTTGCGCCTGGACATTCTCGACGATGATAAGGAGCCGGTGGATGTGACGGTGGCCGAGGATGGCACCATTCAGGCGCCTTATCTCGGTTCGGTCGAAGTTGCGGGCCTCGGTATCACCGATGCCCTGAGCAGGGTAACCGAGAGATATGTCGAGAAGGGAATTTTCGTTGTTCCTAAGATCGGATTGTCGGTGCTCACTTACCGCCCGGTCTTTGTCACCGGTGACGTTCGTCAGCCTGGATCCTATCCATTCCAGCCGCGATTGACGGTCGAAAAGGCCTTGGGCCTTGCCGGCGGCCAGATCACCGCAGCAGCCACCGAAGACCCGATCCTGGCCCGCGCCCGGATCCGTGGCGAGCTCGATGCGGTTGACTCGACCATTATCCGCGAAGCCCTGGGCATCGCCCGTCTGAGGGCACAGCTGAACGGCCGCAAAGAGATCAAGGAGGAAGACCTTCCCGCCGAGGCGCGCGCCTATGTGACCGGGCCTGTCGCCGAGACTATGCGCGCGGTCGAGCTCCAGATTTTGAAGAACGATCTCGATGGCTTTGCCGCGCGCACGAAGATCCTCGAGCAGGGCATCGTCGAGGCGGAAAGGGGGCTTGTTCTGTTGCAGCAGCTCTCGGAGAAAATCTCTGAAAGCGTGGCCTTCAGCCAGGCGGAGCTCGACCGTGCTCGCAAGCTGCAGAAGCAGGGCATCAAGACCCTGAATGAAGTGAACACCCTTGAGCGGCAGCGAGCAGCCGATGAGGTCCGTCAGCTTCAGGTCCTGGCCAATATGTCGGATGATCGTCGCGCGCTCGGCCTTCTGAAAAGCCAGCTCGCCGAGCTCGAGCACACCCGCCAGCAGGAGGCGCTGGTCGATCTGCAGACCCGCAATGCGGCCCTTGCCAAGGCGATCGCGACCCGCCGGGCCGGCGAGGAGCAGATCATGCTCATGTCGTCCCTGGCGGCGCAGGATGCGGCGCAGAACCGCGAGATCGTGATCAATTACACGATCAGGCGCGAGATCGACGGGACGGTCACGAATATTGCGGCGACGCCTGAGACCGCGGTCTCTCCGGGCGACGTGGTGGTGGTCAAGATCGCACCTCCTGAAAATCCAGCATCCGTTGCGGTCTTGGACAAGGCCGCCAAACCGGTGCAGTAGGCCTGGTTGGGCTGAGATGGCGGTGAGGGTGCGCCCGTGTTGACCGAAATCCGAGACGAGCCCCAGATCGCGCGATCTGCATCGCCCTGGCTGGTTATCCAGAGGCTTATTGCGGTCATCGCCCTCTTGCCGGCGCTCATTCCCATGGGATTTGTCGCAGCCGTGATCTGGCTAACGCTCGGTCGGCCGCTCCTCTTCCGCCAGGTCCGCAGCGGGCAAGGCAACAGGACCTTCACTATCCCCAAGTTCCGCACCATGCATGACTGGCGCGATGCGCGGGGAAACCTTCTGCCGGATCATCAGCGCGAAACGCGCATCACCCGTTGGATCAGGCGGGCAAGGCTTGATGAGATCCCGCAGCTTTTCACGATCGCGGCGGGCCAGATGAGCTTTGTGGGGCCGCGACCGCTCCGGCCCGAGACGATCGCGAGCTTCGGCGAGCTCGGGCTTGTGCGCGCACTTGTGCCGCCCGGCCTCACCGGCTGGGCGCAGGTAAACGGCAATATCCTGCTCTCGGATGCGGAAAAGCTGGCCCTCGACATCTGGTATGTTGACCATCGCTCGGTCTGGCTGGATCTGCGCATCCTGGCGCGGACCATCACCACCATCACGCGCGGCGAGAGGATCGGCGCGCAGGCGCTTGCCCAAGCGAGAGATCATCTTGCCAGGCGGTCCTGGATGGCAGCCCGAAGGGTGATGTCATGAGGATCGCATTTGTCGGTGCCGTCGAAGGCTCGGCCATAGGCCTCAAAGCTCTGATCGATGCGGAGTTCCCGCCCAGCATCGTGGTGACCCTGCCGCCCGAAGCGCGGTTCCGCCACTCCGATTACGTGGATCTGACGCCACTGGCCAATGCCGCCGGCAGCGCGTTGCTCCACGCAACCCATGTGAACCGTCCCGAGGTGGTGAACGCGCTGCGTGCCATGGGCGTAGATATCACCCTGGTGATCGGCTGGTCTCAGATCTGCGGGGAAGCATTCCGCTCGGCCGCGCGCATCGGCAGTATCGGCTTTCATCCAGCCCCATTGCCCCGCCTGCGCGGCCGGGCGGTCATCCCCTGGACGATCCTGCTTGGCGAAAGCGAAACCGCGGCAAGCCTGTTCTGGCTGGATAATGGGGTGGATAGCGGCCCGATCCTGATGCAGGAGCCCATCGAGGTCTCACCCGAGGAGACCGCCCGTGGCCTTTATGCCAAGCAGACCGGTGCCTTGGCGCGCATGTTGCCGAAGGCCATCCGGCTGATCCGTGATGGTGAGGCCCCGAAGATCCCCCAGGACCATGGGGCCGCCACCTACTGCGCCAAGCGTACTCCAGAAGATGGCCGCATCGACTGGCGCGAGCCGGCGGAGGCAATCCTGCGTCTGATCAGAGCGGTGGGAGACCCCTATCCCGGTGCCTTCACCACCCACAACCGCGGCCGGCTATTCATCGATGAGGCGCGGCTCTTGCCGGACTCGCACCGCTATATCGGCCTCGCCGGTCAGGTGCAGTGCTATACGCCCGATGGCTTCGCGGTGCGCTGTGGCGATGGCCTTTCAATCAACATCACCCGCTGGCGCCAGGAGCAGGGCTCCGCGCGGCCAAACCTCCACGCCAAACTCGGGACCCCCGACCAATGATCGACCAGATTGAAGCTCTGGGCCGCGCGCTCGTGATTGCCCCGCATCCCGATGACGAGATCTTAGGCGCCGGGGGGACCATTGCCCGGCTCGCCCGAAGCGGTCACGAGGTGCATGTGGCCGTGGTGACCACCGGCCGCCCGCCCGCCTATTCCGAGACGCAGATCGCAACCGTGCGAGGAGAGGCCGAACGGGCCCATCGGGCGCTCGGCGTGCGGGAGACGATCTGGCTCGGCATGCCCGCCGCGCAATTGTCTGAAACGCCCCATGGCGAGCTCAATGCCGCGCTTCATCATCTTATTCGCGATCTCGACCCGCACACCCTCCTTGTCCCCTTCGTGGGTGACATTCACCGTGATCATCAGCTGACCTTTCTGTCGGCCCTCGTGGCGGCAAGGCCTCATCAGGCCCGCTTTCCAGCGATGATCCTCGCCTATGAGACCCTGTCCGAGACCAATTGGAATGCGCCTTATCTGAGCCCGGGCTTTCTGCCGAATGTCTTCATCGACATCAGCGACACCCTGCAGGTGAAGCTGGAGGCGATGCGAATGTTCCGCTCGCAATTGCGCGACTTCCCCCATGAGCGCTCGTCCGAGGCGCTGAATGCATTGGCCATGCTGCGCGGAGCGGCCGTCCATTGCCGCGCGGGAGAGGCTTTCGTGCTGATCCGGCATGTGCTGCGCGGCCAATCCCTGTCCGCGTAACGTGGCAAAGGAGGTGTCAGGTGAACCGCTGGCCCCATTATGACGAGGAACAGATTGCCGATGTCGCGATGGTTCTGCGCTCGGGCAAGGTCAATGCCTGGACCGGCACCGAAGTCGCAGCCTTCGAGGAGGCCTATGCCGCCTTGCTCGGCCGAAAGCATGCCATCGCGCTCGCCAACGGCACTCTGGCGCTCGATCTTGCCTTATATGCGATCGGCATCGGCCCGGGTGACGAGGTGATCGTCACACCGCGCAGCTTCGTGGCCTCGGCCTCCTGCGTGCCGATGGCCGGTGCCATCCCGGTCTTTGCCGATGTCGATCCGGACAGTCAGGCAATGACCGCTGAGACCATTGCCGCGGCGATCACCGAGCGCACCCGGGCGGTGATCATCGTCCATCTGGCAGGCTGGCCCGCGGAGATGGACGAGATCATGGCGCTTGCCCGCCACCACGGGCTCATCGTTATCGAGGATTGCGCCCAGGCCCATGGCGCGACCTATCGCGGCCGGCCGGTCGGCAGCTTCGGTGATCTGGCGGCGTTCTCCTTCTGCCAGGACAAGATCATCACCACGGGCGGAGAGGGCGGTCTGCTCGCCATGGATGATGACATGATCTGGCAGCGCGCGTGGAGCCGGAAGGATCATGGCAAGAGCCATGATGCAGTGTTCAACCGGGCTCACCCGCGGGGCTTTCGCTGGCTGCATGAGAGCTTCGGCACCAATTACCGCATGACCGGCATTCAGGCGGCACTGGGTCTGCGCCAGCTTGAGCGCTTGCCCGATTGGATCGCCATTAGGGCAGCGAACGCGGCAATCCTGATGCGCGCCTGCCGGCAGAGTCCGGGCCTGCGCACGCCGGCGCCGCCCGACCATATCGGCCATGCCTGGTATAGGTTCTACACCTTCATCGAGCCCGAGCATTTGCGGCCCGGCTGGGACCGCGACCGCATTCTGGAGGCGATCACCGCGCGCGGCGTTTCCTGCTTTGCGGGCAGCTGCTCGGAAATCTACCGCGAACGGGCTTTCGCGCAGGCTGGCCTCGGACCGCGCAAGCCCTTACCCGTCGCCAAGCAACTGGGTGAGACGAGCCTCGCCTTCCTGGTCGACCCCTGTCAGGACCAGGGCACCTTGGAAGCTGCGGCCCGGACCATTGCCGATGTGATGAGCGAGGCGACTGGGGCGAGGCAAGCAACTGGACTTGCGCGCGATCCCTTGGCGCATGCGGAGGGCTGATGATGGACCTGACCCTCTTGGTGTCATCGGCCGGCCGGCGCGTGGCATTGATCGAGTGTTTCCGCAGGTCCGCCAAGGCCAATGACATCAACCTCAAAGTGCTCGCCTGCGATCGTGAGCCGGCTCTGAGTGCTGCATGCAAGGCCGCCGATCGCGCCTTCGTTGTGCCCGGCTGTACGCATCCCGCCTTCATCGAGACCATGCTCGAGATCGTCAGCGATTTCGGAGTGAAGCTTGTCGTTCCGACGATAGACCCGGAACTTGCCCCACTGGCCGAAGCCGTGCCGCGCTTCGCCGAGCTCGGCGCCCGTGTCCATGTGAGCCCGCCATCCGTGATCGAGATCGTCCGCGATAAGCTTCGCACCGTCGAGGTTCTGGGAAGGGCGGGAGTGCCGGTTCCGATCACGGTCTCTCTCAATGCGGCCCGCAACTGCTCGGGTCCAAAGCTTTGGCCGATGCTGCTGAAGCCTGTGGCAGGCAGTGCCAGTCGCGGCATTCGCATCATCCGCAGCCAGAGTGAGCTTCCGGACGAGCCGGAAGAGCCCATGGTCCTCCAGCAATTGCTCAAGGGCCCGGAATTCACGGTCAACATGTTCGTGGACCAGGAGGGCACCTTGCGCAGCGCCATCGCCCATCGCCGTCTCAGGGTTCGGGCAGGGGAGGTGGAGAAAGGCAGGACCGAGCGCGAGCCGCTCTTCAGGATGCTGGCAGAGCAGGTCTGTGTCGCTTTGCCTGAGGCGCGTGGCGTGATGTGTTTCCAGCTGATCCTCGATGAAACCGCCGGTCCCTGCGTGTTCGAGGTCAATGCCCGCTTCGGCGGTGGATATCCGCTTGCTCAATATGCGGGCGCTGACTATGCCGGCTGGCTCTTGCGCGAGGTGGCAGGCCTGCCATCCATTGCCCATGACAACTGGCGCGACGGCGCCTTGATGCTGCGCTACGACGCGGCCTTTTTCGAGGGGTGAGGATCGCGCGATGCCGGCACCGTTCACCCTCGTCTTCGACCTCGATGACACGCTCTATCTTGAGCGCGACTTCGTGCGCAGCGGCTTTACGGCGGTCGGACGCTGGCTCCGAGCGGAGAAGGGCATCCGTGGTTTTGAAGCGATCTGCACGGAACTTTTCGCGGCAGGCGAGCGGATGCAAGTATTCAACCAGGCGCTGGACCATCTCGGCCTCGGGGC from Rhodoligotrophos sp. CJ14 encodes:
- a CDS encoding GumC family protein produces the protein MHVVGLRETISLVRRRKYFIAIFVAASLAILAIALASTSNRYTATAGLVLERKEAPMLEAVTELQSEERDRSAVETQMDIISSRVLAGRVVDALNLVDHPWFNTYLPVDPESLGLLQVIRQKLSQAAAAIGLDLWNEPKKLPPVSVQRDQAITNFLAKLSVTRSGESFAVFVHVSTPDPELSAALANTVAKVYVTWLQDIKRQAMSDAVTFLRDRAGQIAARIADNERKIADFSRLNDLASEARDDVLRQQIDGTNQQLTTARGELAAIQARREQARLLLDRADEVEGATLTSPLLTTLRGDLARIIRERAQYASNLGANHPQVLKADAELTSLSKMIDGEIHRILEDLAGEERIAADRVRQLETQIGDLKGQLRDRGLAEIRLRELERDLLADQKLHDLIVARLGGLDPYAEITRPSAQVVSVAAVPTQPAFPQKSRIMLGGLIGAALLAVILAVGLEAVDTRIRSAQRIAQVVQLPNLASIPRLKQPWFRREHRDPLTHLAEAKRSSYTEALRSLYLASAIRLPMARPALLFTSPLDSEGTAEVAAGFAWAAANDRVRTVLVDLDPRSGLSDGSADANWPGLASVLTGQCTLADSLRPLSGIPGLDVLHGGFDHDRTPIDFLSSQNMRWLVEELRASHEMIVICCAPVLILEDADGLAPFVDGVLLVARFGRTSEQELASAANRLRINHAPLIGAALSDVDPHGQPDQQALSAANYPRRAKAYLGR
- a CDS encoding ATP-binding protein; the protein is MFPFGRPTAMSLTATRVFSSNPPLDLTLESAFFSRLKMRNGTFKFTKPSRFAEVDRWLLPFAKDRIGADSAVLDIAASTALTTIELMDALAVQGMSPRRVIATDLFIDAHLVDVAPGIRVLCDPDGWPLHYELAGFGIRAWRRRLDLITLAAVPLMLARAGLGPRLRRLIAEGRSHPVRMQSRALSGRNIELVANDIFVREPRFVGAFDFIRAANILNLGYFDERRLRTAIANIRAYCREPGALVLIVRTGDAHHDGTLFELDRSGGFSVVARLGRGAEIEPLVLQGNVKRAGCCE
- a CDS encoding glycosyltransferase family 4 protein gives rise to the protein MVRHFGMESWENAAAQHCTIAVVCSYTVSLANFRYRLLAAMVENGHRVVAFGPENDERTIAALQAIGVEFRRIPMERAGLNPLEDLRSLAHLWRQLRGLSPDVILCYTMKPIIYGLIAARLARISRRYALVTGLGYVFSPAEQNPRLHLIRRIATVLYRIALRGCRCVFVYNDADAQDIREGQMISGPTRLVAVAGSGVDLVRFKPVPLPASPVTFLMIARLLNEKGAREFVQAAALLRERYPKARFQILGPLDPSPLAISQDEIEGWSASGVIEYLGETSDVRPYLAKATVFVLPSYYREGVPRSILEAMAMGRPVITANTPGCRDTVIEGENGFIVAPRSPEELAAAMDRFLANPALAARMGQRSIEIARDRFDVERINAHLLTEMNLINAMKR
- a CDS encoding pectate lyase, translating into MLAGTRQPLSYISPKLADGRQRAFPTAEGFGAGAQGGRGGAVLFVTTTAEAGPGSLRACIEATGPRTCVFRVSGTITLEKRSLVVTNPYLTIAGETAPGGGIAIRNGPRQLRPSLEILTHDVIMRHLRLRPGPHALKACCSGALGFYGADATNIIIDHISASWGSDETVDSESATYLTIQWSLFSEPLLDGGPGKRNRARNMLLTKGGNFSIHHNLFAFGKFRNPQIQMAHRRAKVDVVNNVLYSPIWDYVISFSDRWAKVRANVVGNYKIAGAKEKDDRLVHLFEDGKNGHEIYLADNYDETYRPDEDLPDELVIAEANRSTVVAEPFEVADVRATSPQQAYDEVLARAGAIRPARDAVDLRIIASVRNRSGSLLKSSPEAVGGWPMLVSTKPPADADQDGMADDWERTVGLSPGDPKDGNADHDGDGWTNFEEYLHELAGDGRGMDPARMSHAH
- a CDS encoding O-antigen ligase family protein produces the protein MDSTATVPDLPARGGEAQARRPSEAAARRFELALACAVVFLAPMNVLRVPAFYFTASDAFACLCLVIMLVNRTVQLKPFGPGTAFWMFGLTTAIAALMASSLMAGAEDRGLILLMQYLFAYFLLPLILMGRPWRQTILLMKTFVGSMVIMILHGIYVVEIVAKTNTVFVSGSGRLQGFVERENECGSLIALTVPMILCMTAMGAMRPVIALALVPLMAYGIMLTGSNTALYAMLAGVGIVFVATLTLRRLILGAAILPLLWLAVLSPSVQPYLPATFQKRVLTGLSTGDLANAGTFADRMALNEEAFRLAGDALLMGYGADQYREISAWHAPVHNLYLLMWSEGGLIALGGFVLMLTGGVVTLAACLRYRGARPVFLCGFATLSLFAMLINAVPHVYGRFWAVPVLLSLAPAVTFLKEGRTWRERKSAKAKRRHASSQAGDNPPIPAGGAASETGH